The following nucleotide sequence is from Terriglobia bacterium.
TGTCGGCAGTGCTAAGGCCGGCTTCGAAGATGAGTTGCTGTTTTTCGGCTTCATTGAGGCGCGCAGCTTCTTCGCCGGTGATGACGCCGGTCTGGATGGCCTTGTTGACGACGCGCTGGGTATCGATGCCACGACCGTCATCGGAGATTTCGATGACGACCTGGTTGGCCTGGTGATAGGCGTCGAGCTTGATCTTGCCTTGCGGCGGCTTACCCTTGGCGCGACGCTCGCCCGGCGGTTCTATGCCATGATCGACTGCGTTGCGGACCAGGTGCGTCATGGGTTCGGCAAGAGCATCGAGAATGCTCTTGTCGAGATCCGTCGACTCGCCTTCGAGTATGAGTTCGACATCCTTCCCTTGAGTTTTTGCGACGTCGCGGACGACGCGCGGAAAGCGCCGGAAAAGCTGCTCAACTGGCACCATACGAATCTTCATGACCGAGCGCTGGAGCTTGTTCAGCACCTGCTGCTGGAAGGCCATGGCATCGACAAAACGGTTGCGCAGGGGGTCTTTGGGAAATCGGCGGGTGAACTCACCGAGCGTCTGCAGCAGCATGGATTTGCCAATGATAAGTTCGCCGACGAGGTCGAGAACGCTGTCGATGCGTTCGGCGTCGACGCGAAGAATATTTTCGGAAGGAGAGGTCAGTGATGTGGCTTTCGCCATTCGCTGAACCTGCGGAACTGGCTCGTCGGTATCGATGCCGAGGAGGTCGGCTTCGGCTTCAGGAACGATGACGGCCGGAGCCGGCGCTTTCTGTTTAGCCGGGGCGACCGGGGCCTGTAGTGTAGTGTTCGCCTCGGGTTCGGCGTCGACCTTAGCGACGTGAATTCGTGTGACGACGGCCGGGATCTTGCACTTCTTCTCGATCCATTCTTTCTCGTGATGGCTGCAGATGGCCGCTTCGATGGTTTCGACATTGGCGTTGGAGGCATTCTCGTCGGGACGCATGACGAGGATGTTGCCAACTTCCTGCATCACATTGCGCACAAGCTGGACGGCGGCGGCGCGCATCGGGTTCTGCGGATCGAGTGCAAGGGCGACATTGTATACGTGCTGGCCGCGAACGGCGCTCTTGGTGATCAGGAGCTGCTCGTACTCGCTCCAGTCGAACTTAGGTACGAGCGGCGCGGCGACGGCAGCCTTCTCTGGCGACGAGACGCCCTGAATCATTTCACGCAGCGAATCGCCGGCTGGGGGTTGAAGGTTGTTGCGATAGGCCGCGAGCATGGCGTCGAAAGTGTCGGCCGCGCTCAAGACCAGATCGGCTAATTGCGCGCCGGACTGTTTCGCCATCTCCGGTGTGAGGACATCTTCGAGAGCGTGTGACAGTTCACTCAAC
It contains:
- a CDS encoding chemotaxis protein CheA, producing the protein MDFFADERINELRNLFFESAQELLQALNEEGLSLEKNPSDPEIVRNVRRTVHTLKGDSAACGYRELSELSHALEDVLTPEMAKQSGAQLADLVLSAADTFDAMLAAYRNNLQPPAGDSLREMIQGVSSPEKAAVAAPLVPKFDWSEYEQLLITKSAVRGQHVYNVALALDPQNPMRAAAVQLVRNVMQEVGNILVMRPDENASNANVETIEAAICSHHEKEWIEKKCKIPAVVTRIHVAKVDAEPEANTTLQAPVAPAKQKAPAPAVIVPEAEADLLGIDTDEPVPQVQRMAKATSLTSPSENILRVDAERIDSVLDLVGELIIGKSMLLQTLGEFTRRFPKDPLRNRFVDAMAFQQQVLNKLQRSVMKIRMVPVEQLFRRFPRVVRDVAKTQGKDVELILEGESTDLDKSILDALAEPMTHLVRNAVDHGIEPPGERRAKGKPPQGKIKLDAYHQANQVVIEISDDGRGIDTQRVVNKAIQTGVITGEEAARLNEAEKQQLIFEAGLSTADIVTEVSGRGVGMDIVKACMERLKGSVSIHSELGKGTTFRLHLPLTLAIIKALLFRVGERLYAIPLTSVLEITRVSDPDIHIVDRHEVMQLRDEVLTLVRLQSIGTPPVNCKRRHFIVVVSLGQRKFGLIVDRLVGEEELVIKALDDDYVDTEMVSGASILGDGTVVLILNLTAVVERLGRANSGGRNTVGASA